In the genome of Paenibacillus sp. GP183, the window TGTAGTTTTCATTATGTCCGTCACCGGGTTGCTGGGCAAGCTTCAAAAGTTTTTCACTCCAGTTGTGTCTGGAACTGTCATTTGTGTCGTAGGCATTGCGCTTTCACATTTCACGATGTTTGAGTTTTTAGGCGGCAGTCCTGGTATGCCTGGATTTCTTTCCGGTCCTAATTTGCTATTATCCATTACAACAGCTGTCATTGTTATCCTTTTATCGAATTTCGGAAAAGGGCTGTGGAAATCGTATGGTTTTTTAATTGCTTTAATTATTGGAGACTTGTTGTCTGTCTTTATGGGAAAGACTGATTTTTCGGTTATTTCGCAAAAAGGCTGGTTTGGTCTTCCTCAATTATTTCCTTACGGTGCGTTCACTTGGGATGCAGGTATCATTCTTACATTTTTTATTGCTTATATCGTTGCCGTTATTGAAGCTATGGGCGTTTATCATGCTGCCGCAGAAATGGTTGATATTAAGCTTGATTCTCGGCGCATTAAGCTTGCTTTTACTGGTGAATCCGTAGGCTCGATGATTTCATCCGTTCTTGGTGGTACACCGACAACAGCTTATGCGCAAAATGTAGGACTGCTTCGTCTAACTGGAGTAGGTTCAAGGTTTCCGGTCATTATGGCTGGTGTGATTTTTCTTGTATTGGGCTTTGTGCCAAAAGCAGGCGCGGTGCTGGCTCTGACCCCTGATGCAGTTGTAGGCGGTCTATTCTTACCTGCTGCGGCTGGATTGCTGATGTCGGGTATCTCGATATTAGTGAAAATGCCAAAAACCGAGGCGAATTATACAATAGCGGGTTTATCTTTATTGCTTGCCATTGCCTTGCCTGAAAATTTTACACAAATCTCAGGGATTTGGGGTACTATTTTGACGAATAGTATTTTGGTAGGTGCGTGCAGTGCTATATTCTTACAACTATTTTTAGTCCATATTCCATTATTTTTACG includes:
- a CDS encoding solute carrier family 23 protein, producing MEQNIQFAGNESVPDLSRDIERKMPLVQSFLYGLQHVFVSNVWLDPLFIAAMVGLPLAMASNLVNAIFIAAGLVTLTQATRLARLPIVQGPSAAFDSLMITSGKANGLSAAGGAILISAVVVFIMSVTGLLGKLQKFFTPVVSGTVICVVGIALSHFTMFEFLGGSPGMPGFLSGPNLLLSITTAVIVILLSNFGKGLWKSYGFLIALIIGDLLSVFMGKTDFSVISQKGWFGLPQLFPYGAFTWDAGIILTFFIAYIVAVIEAMGVYHAAAEMVDIKLDSRRIKLAFTGESVGSMISSVLGGTPTTAYAQNVGLLRLTGVGSRFPVIMAGVIFLVLGFVPKAGAVLALTPDAVVGGLFLPAAAGLLMSGISILVKMPKTEANYTIAGLSLLLAIALPENFTQISGIWGTILTNSILVGACSAIFLQLFLVHIPLFLRRSKS